One genomic region from Pseudobacteriovorax antillogorgiicola encodes:
- a CDS encoding SPOR domain-containing protein gives MPTIVQRLLLSFVLLSTLGASFFFSMSYFIDEATSHGTLSLAPPPQVHEPLFYFEIGTTPDSDLPAALPATPQYTVELSSSQNEKEAQRLVKKLSMEGVEAFYTPLNQRGHVVYRVRSGIYNSREQALKQASFLAREYRIKGQVERL, from the coding sequence ATGCCAACCATCGTACAGCGATTGCTGCTGTCTTTTGTGCTGCTTAGCACCTTGGGTGCGTCGTTCTTTTTCTCGATGAGTTATTTCATCGATGAAGCTACATCCCACGGGACCCTCAGTCTAGCACCACCGCCACAGGTTCATGAGCCCTTATTTTATTTCGAGATTGGAACCACTCCCGACAGTGACTTACCTGCGGCTCTCCCCGCGACACCTCAATATACCGTGGAGCTTAGTAGCAGTCAGAATGAAAAAGAGGCACAGAGGCTGGTAAAGAAGCTCAGTATGGAAGGTGTTGAAGCGTTCTATACCCCGCTCAATCAACGGGGTCATGTGGTATACCGAGTCAGGAGCGGCATTTATAACTCACGAGAGCAAGCCCTAAAGCAAGCTAGTTTCTTGGCTCGTGAGTACCGTATCAAGGGGCAGGTCGAGCGCCTCTAG